One window of the Herbiconiux sp. L3-i23 genome contains the following:
- a CDS encoding glycoside hydrolase family 32 protein has translation MRPEFHFTARSGWINDPHGTTVKDGEYHSFFQYVPGSTVWAPNCHWGHAKGPDLLSLTELPVAIYPGDGDGGIWTGSLVTAEEGARILYTSTSEPDLGAGRIRIAEPAEEDWVEWRKGDFVADAPAGVDLVAYRDPFVVKEGERWRMFVGAGAPDGTAMALTYTSPDLHDWTYDGVALERSTNDRDPVWMGALWECPQIIEVDGRHVMVSSVWDDDVLYYAGYAVGRYADGRFTAESWGQLTFGPSYYAPSFFRDADGRPCLTFWMRGVSDLEAGWASAHSVPHLLSLRGDALVATPHPDVEKYRTEAVVDGGLPGLAGDVTWAAREGDRLIVRAGSDEALQLIAEEGRVDVRTAAGSWGLPFTGGEVRLILDAQAVEVSTPEGVLGVALQSKADRYSVDASGAVVRPLAR, from the coding sequence ATGAGACCGGAGTTCCACTTCACCGCTCGCAGCGGCTGGATCAACGACCCGCACGGCACGACCGTGAAGGACGGCGAATACCACTCCTTCTTCCAGTACGTCCCCGGCAGCACGGTGTGGGCGCCGAACTGTCACTGGGGCCACGCGAAGGGACCCGACCTCCTTTCGTTGACCGAACTTCCTGTGGCGATCTACCCCGGGGACGGCGACGGCGGCATCTGGACCGGTTCCCTGGTTACCGCCGAAGAGGGCGCCCGCATCCTCTACACCTCGACCTCCGAACCGGATCTCGGCGCAGGTCGCATCCGGATCGCTGAACCCGCGGAAGAAGACTGGGTCGAGTGGCGTAAGGGCGACTTCGTCGCCGACGCCCCCGCGGGCGTCGACCTGGTCGCCTACAGGGATCCTTTCGTGGTGAAGGAAGGGGAAAGATGGCGCATGTTCGTCGGCGCCGGTGCGCCCGACGGCACCGCGATGGCCCTCACCTACACCTCGCCCGATCTGCATGATTGGACCTACGACGGGGTCGCGCTGGAGCGCTCGACGAACGACCGCGACCCGGTCTGGATGGGTGCGCTGTGGGAGTGCCCGCAGATCATCGAAGTGGATGGGCGCCACGTCATGGTCTCTTCCGTGTGGGACGATGACGTGCTCTATTACGCCGGATACGCAGTCGGTCGCTACGCCGACGGTCGCTTCACCGCCGAGTCGTGGGGCCAGCTCACCTTCGGGCCGAGCTACTACGCTCCGTCGTTCTTCCGGGACGCGGACGGGCGGCCCTGTCTGACCTTCTGGATGCGAGGCGTGTCGGACCTCGAGGCAGGGTGGGCCAGCGCGCACAGCGTTCCACATCTCCTCAGCCTGCGAGGGGATGCTCTCGTGGCGACGCCGCACCCCGATGTCGAGAAGTACCGGACCGAGGCAGTCGTCGACGGTGGTCTGCCCGGACTGGCCGGCGACGTGACGTGGGCGGCTCGGGAAGGCGACCGGCTCATCGTGCGAGCCGGTTCCGACGAGGCCCTCCAATTGATTGCGGAGGAGGGGCGGGTCGACGTCCGCACCGCCGCCGGCAGTTGGGGGCTGCCGTTCACGGGCGGGGAGGTGCGGCTGATCCTCGACGCGCAGGCAGTGGAGGTGTCGACCCCCGAAGGTGTACTCGGGGTCGCACTCCAATCAAAGGCCGACCGGTACTCCGTCGACGCGTCCGGCGCGGTCGTTCGCCCTCTGGCCCGGTGA
- a CDS encoding glycoside hydrolase family 172 protein, whose product MVTDSLTPGGLLGDLTIARSARTARASSFDQTGRNRDNWIVMPGEERTLADIEGPGFITHIWMTQSCRIQPGPGQIDPNVVGVPMLEIHNALGVSWEVVDPDYYRKIVLKMYWDDQETPSVIAPLGDFFGLMNSLSGSYDSLPLSVSAKEPELHTFGGSAAFNSYFRMPFGKRARIVVENQNDIPYLQYFYIDYELVKEPLPEDTVYFHAHWRRALPNQGWGPDLQSNSIETTVANLDGKDNYVALETEGRGHYVGCNLAVRHFQGSWWGEGDDMIFIDDDTWPPSLHGTGMEDYFGHAWGMQHNAYQFNGTMVHEENVPGFHHSYRFHMVDPIRFEKRIKVTFEHGHGNHLSDDWSSTAYWYQTLPSPELSIPDVEQRLPLRPMDRVIEAPLPELNDEQKAARAAAAERMEKFVALRDAMRAERRAQIDEWESGNARIARDVRARFNGEMSER is encoded by the coding sequence ATGGTGACCGACTCCCTTACGCCCGGCGGCTTGCTCGGCGACCTCACGATCGCCCGCTCCGCGCGAACTGCTCGGGCATCGAGCTTCGATCAGACCGGACGCAACCGCGACAACTGGATCGTCATGCCGGGCGAGGAGCGCACGCTCGCCGACATCGAGGGCCCCGGCTTCATCACCCACATCTGGATGACCCAGTCGTGCCGCATCCAGCCCGGGCCGGGGCAGATCGACCCGAACGTCGTCGGCGTTCCCATGCTCGAGATCCACAACGCGCTCGGCGTCAGCTGGGAAGTGGTCGACCCTGACTACTACCGGAAGATCGTGTTGAAGATGTACTGGGACGACCAGGAGACTCCGAGCGTGATCGCGCCGCTCGGAGACTTCTTCGGCCTTATGAATTCGCTGTCCGGGTCGTACGACTCCTTGCCGCTATCCGTGTCGGCGAAGGAACCGGAGCTGCACACCTTCGGAGGGTCGGCCGCGTTCAACAGCTACTTCCGAATGCCCTTCGGCAAGCGGGCGCGCATCGTGGTCGAGAACCAGAACGACATCCCCTACCTCCAGTACTTCTATATCGACTACGAGCTGGTCAAAGAACCGCTTCCCGAGGACACCGTCTACTTCCACGCGCACTGGCGTCGCGCGCTGCCGAATCAGGGCTGGGGACCGGATCTGCAGTCGAACAGCATCGAGACGACCGTGGCGAACCTCGACGGCAAGGACAACTACGTCGCGCTCGAGACCGAGGGCCGCGGCCATTACGTGGGATGCAACCTCGCGGTTCGCCACTTCCAGGGCTCCTGGTGGGGCGAGGGCGACGACATGATCTTCATCGACGACGACACCTGGCCGCCCAGCCTGCATGGAACCGGCATGGAGGACTACTTCGGTCACGCCTGGGGCATGCAGCACAACGCCTATCAGTTCAACGGCACGATGGTCCACGAGGAGAACGTGCCGGGATTCCACCACAGCTACCGCTTCCACATGGTCGACCCGATCCGATTCGAGAAGCGCATCAAGGTGACCTTCGAGCACGGACACGGAAATCACCTGTCGGACGACTGGTCCTCGACGGCCTACTGGTACCAGACGCTGCCGTCGCCGGAGTTGAGCATCCCCGATGTCGAGCAGCGCCTGCCGCTGCGTCCGATGGATCGGGTCATCGAGGCACCGCTGCCCGAGCTGAACGACGAGCAGAAGGCGGCTCGCGCCGCAGCTGCGGAAAGGATGGAGAAGTTCGTCGCCCTCCGCGACGCCATGCGCGCCGAGCGTCGGGCACAGATCGACGAATGGGAGAGCGGAAACGCTCGCATCGCGCGTGACGTACGAGCCCGCTTCAACGGCGAGATGAGCGAGCGATGA
- a CDS encoding PfkB family carbohydrate kinase, translating into MIRTEPARAEVLVIGEALIDIVDGPSGRRELVGGSPANVALGVGRAGVPVSLLTYLGRDTRGEKIASHLRESNVAVLPGSFEAPRTSTAVASIDSGGSAEYRFDVLWNVSTKDLPSSADVVHTGSIAAFLAPGGEEVLEYLSRVNAREVTFDPNIRPALLGDPVDERRRFEAVAALCTVVKLSDEDAHWLYPGRDSSEVLAHVLALGPRAAAMTMGGDGAIIAGRYGSAVVAAVRSRVVDTIGAGDTFMASLITSLTSTPSLDATLADLEAMAEAAAHAAAITVGRAGADLPWAHELRSGS; encoded by the coding sequence GTGATCCGCACGGAGCCGGCTCGCGCCGAGGTCCTCGTCATCGGCGAGGCGCTGATCGACATCGTGGACGGCCCGTCTGGGCGGCGCGAGCTGGTGGGCGGCAGCCCTGCCAACGTCGCCCTGGGGGTCGGCAGGGCGGGTGTACCCGTAAGCCTGCTCACGTATCTGGGCCGCGATACGCGTGGTGAGAAGATCGCGTCGCACCTTCGAGAGTCGAATGTCGCCGTGCTCCCGGGGTCATTCGAGGCTCCACGGACTTCGACCGCAGTGGCCTCTATCGATTCTGGCGGAAGCGCCGAGTACCGCTTCGACGTGCTGTGGAACGTGAGCACGAAGGATCTGCCGTCGTCGGCCGATGTCGTGCACACCGGTTCGATCGCCGCTTTCCTCGCCCCAGGAGGCGAGGAGGTGCTCGAATATCTGAGCCGGGTGAACGCGCGCGAAGTCACCTTCGATCCGAACATCCGGCCCGCTCTGCTCGGCGACCCGGTCGACGAGCGGAGGCGGTTCGAAGCGGTGGCGGCACTGTGCACGGTCGTCAAGCTGAGCGATGAAGATGCCCATTGGCTGTATCCGGGACGAGACTCGAGCGAGGTCCTGGCGCACGTCCTCGCTCTCGGCCCGCGGGCCGCCGCGATGACGATGGGTGGGGACGGCGCGATCATCGCCGGGCGTTACGGATCGGCCGTGGTCGCCGCCGTGCGGAGTCGAGTGGTCGACACGATCGGCGCTGGCGACACCTTCATGGCGTCGCTGATCACGTCCCTGACGAGCACCCCCTCACTCGACGCGACCCTGGCGGACCTCGAGGCCATGGCCGAGGCCGCTGCGCACGCTGCCGCGATCACCGTCGGCAGAGCAGGGGCCGACCTTCCATGGGCGCACGAGCTGCGATCCGGTAGCTGA